In one window of Primulina tabacum isolate GXHZ01 chromosome 8, ASM2559414v2, whole genome shotgun sequence DNA:
- the LOC142553348 gene encoding FRIGIDA-like protein 3, producing the protein MEDNISVATLVDSTASKIQQLQKAFAELESHRAITLNLKWKQLEEHFSGLQKSLKRRFNELEEQEKDFETKIVESREMLETRKAAIVAKEQDSLERLQEKRDAAVLAILTAMENPGKPFSLDSGTTCRQNLAEEPVMEKRMPDRIVVDSEYTRVKKPFENMPVEVKSYPELVSFCQQMNSEGLHKFISDNRKNLATLREEIPMALRAAADPASLVLDSLKGFYGMETPKSDARKDSNLLGLRRTCIMLMECLSSLFVNLDVHSVSGILSENVKERARVIAEDWKPKLDNLDVDANNGNSLEAHAFLQLLATFGINSDFDDEILTKLIPMVSRRRQTAELCRFLGLSDKMPGVINVLMKNGRQIDAVNLAFAFELTNQFSPISLLKSYLSDVKKVSAAAKPGNMSSTQTDANEKELAALEAVIKCIEDHKLEEQFPVGPLQKQVLEIEKAKADKKRATEVAKPQPKRPRANAGGYAPRVANGAADNKNFYGRMTDRYGPPYIYERPYAYPGPNDHHVPTFLGTASYNFSHNHVNFFGNTYQYQPAYLH; encoded by the exons ATGGAAGACAACATATCAGTTGCCACACTAGTGGACTCCACCGCCTCTAAGATACAACAACTTCAGAAAGCATTTGCTGAACTTGAAAGCCACCGTGCCATCACTCTCAACTTGAAATGGAAACAGCTTGAAGAGCATTTTAGTGGGCTTCAGAAGTCCTTGAAAAGACGATTCAATGAACTAGAAGAACAAGAAAAGGACTTTGAAACCAAAATAGTTGAATCAAGAGAGATGTTGGAGACGCGTAAAGCAGCTATTGTGGCTAAGGAGCAAGATTCTCTTGAAAGGCTTCAAGAAAAGCGAGATGCCGCTGTCTTGGCTATTTTGACTGCAATGGAGAATCCGGGAAAGCCATTTTCTTTGGATTCAGGTACCACATGTAGACAGAACCTAGCCGAAGAACCTGTCATGGAGAAAAGAATGCCTGATCGCATTGTTGTAGATAGTGAATATACTAGGGTGAAAAAGCCTTTTGAAAATATGCCTGTAGAGGTGAAGTCTTATCCAGAGTTGGTGAGTTTTTGCCAACAGATGAACTCAGAAGGACTACACAAATTTATATCGGACAACCGCAAAAATCTTGCTACGTTAAGGGAGGAAATTCCTATGGCATTGAGGGCTGCAGCTGACCCTGCTTCCCTGGTTCTGGACTCGCTGAAAGGTTTCTATGGCATGGAAACTCCAAAGTCAGATGCTCGGAAAGATTCAAATCTCTTAGGACTTCGCAGGACCTGTATCATGCTGATGGAATGCCTTAGCAGTTTATTTGTAAATCTTGATGTTCACTCTGTATCTGGCATTCTCTCAGAAAATGTGAAGGAACGAGCAAGAGTGATTGCTGAAGATTGGAAACCCAAGTTAGATAATCTCGATGTTGATGCCAACAATGGAAATTCATTAGAGGCGCATGCATTTCTGCAGCTTCTGGCTACTTTTGGTATTAATTCAGATTTTGATGATGAAATCTTGACCAAACTAATTCCCATGGTTTCTCGTCGTCGACAGACAGCTGAATTATGCCGTTTCCTTGGGTTGTCAGATAAAATGCCAG GCGTGATTAATGTGCTGATGAAGAATGGAAGGCAGATCGATGCTGTCAATTTAGCTTTTGCTTTTGAGCTTACCAATCagttttcaccaatttcattACTGAAATCCTACTTGTCTGATGTGAAGAAAGTGTCAGCAGCTGCCAAACCTGGAAATATGTCTTCTACACAG ACTGATGCAAACGAGAAAGAGCTTGCTGCACTTGAAGCTGTGATCAAGTGCATTGAAGATCACAAGCTTGAGGAGCAATTCCCTGTGGGTCCACTTCAGAAACAAGTTCTTGAAATCGAGAAAGCAAAGGCTGACAAGAAAAGAGCTACAGAAGTTGCGAAACCACAACCCAAAAGACCTCGTGCCAATGCTGGTGGATATGCACCACGAGTCGCTAATGGTGCTGCTGACAACAAGAACTTCTATGGGAGAATGACTGATAGGTATGGACCCCCATACATCTATGAAAGGCCATATGCTTACCCTGGACCAAACGATCACCATGTTCCGACATTTCTTGGTACGGCCAGTTATAACTTCTCTCATAACCATGTAAACTTCTTTGGCAACACGTACCAGTATCAACCTGCTTATCTGCACTAA
- the LOC142553350 gene encoding uncharacterized protein LOC142553350 isoform X2 gives MMETKRQRSLSVWSWFPFAILLSAAFFIGSAFMVMDYKQKFLGCHIYAVKATRFNICENRCRPDGTGTLPRGIISKTTDLEMLPLRGPPKKKKSKSPTNLLAVTVGIKQKKNVNEIVKKFELTDFALMLFHYDGNLDGWKDLEWSKGAIHVSAINQTKWWFAKRFLHPDVVAHYDYIFLWDEDLGVENFDAQRYLLIIKEEGLHISQPAIIPAKSHVHYKLTAEKVNSEVHGFMEKMALVFSRTSWRCAWYMIQNDMTLALGLNSQLGHCAQGNKTTNIGIVDAEYVVHRGLPALRGSAVKQVQELNKFKNRWKKAVGEDECWVDPFQQPLDHK, from the exons ATGATGGAAACCAAAAGGCAGCGATCTTTATCAGTTTGGAGTTGGTTTCCATTTGCAATTCTTCTTTCTGCAGCTTTTTTTATAGGGAGCGCATTTATGGTCATGGATTATAAACAG AAGTTCTTGGGATGTCATATTTATGCTGTAAAGGCCACAAGATTCAATATATGTGAG AATCGATGCAGGCCTGATGGGACCGGAACGTTGCCTAGAGGCATAATTTCAAAAACAACTGATCTGGAGATGCTACCACTTAGGGGACCTCCGAAGAAGAAG AAGTCCAAATCCCCCACGAATTTGCTTGCTGTTACCGTTGGAATAAAGCAGAAgaaaaatgtaaatgaaattgTTAAAAAG TTTGAGTTAACTGACTTTGCGTTGATGCTCTTTCATTACGATGGGAATTTGGATGGTTGGAAAGATTTAGAATGGAGCAAGGGTGCCATACATGTTTCAGCCATCAATCAAACCAAGTG GTGGTTTGCCAAGAGGTTCCTACATCCGGATGTTGTTGCACACTACGACTACATTTTCCTCTGGGATGAGGATCTTGGGGTTGAAAATTTTGACGCTCAGAG ATATCTATTAATTATTAAAGAAGAAGGGCTTCATATTTCGCAACCGGCAATAATTCCTGCCAAGTCTCACGTGCATTACAAACTAACAGCTGAGAAAGTTAATTCTGAAGTTCACGG GTTTATGGAGAAGATGGCTCTGGTTTTCTCAAGAACATCATGGCGTTGTGCATGGTACATGATTCAG AATGATATGACTCTTGCACTGGGGTTGAACTCTCAGCTTGGACACTGTGCACAG GGAAACAAGACAACAAATATTGGAATCGTTGATGCTGAATACGTGGTTCACCGAGGGCTTCCTGCCCTCAGAGGTTCAGCAGTCAAGCAG gttcaagaattaaataagttcAAGAATAGGTGGAAGAAAGCTGTTGGGGAAGATGAATGTTGGGTAGATCCATTCCAGCAGCCATTAGACCACAAGTGA
- the LOC142553347 gene encoding cytochrome b561 and DOMON domain-containing protein At3g25290-like, with product MASSSLTLAIVALTTWVSLISPTHSATCTSQTFTNNKLYAFCNDLPFLSSYIHWAYDPAPRTLSIAFIAPPDRPDGWVSWAINPTDTGMVGSQALVAFRDADGKMTVKTYNISSYVLKESKVWYEVKEATAEFSGGVMRLFATLVLPEGAATTVNQVWQVGPSVTGGAPTKHAFQPANLNSKTRLDLLRGESTIIPVGNSRTTKRNIHGILNAVSWGIMFPIGIIIARYMRVFPSADPAWFYLHISCQVSAYAIGVSGWSTGLKLGSESKGVRYANHGNIGIALFAFATLQIFALLLRPKKDHKYRFYWNIYHHSIGYAIVILGIINVFKGFNILKPEPMWRNAYIGVITVLGGLAVLLEVITWIVVLKRKKSSKSTNPYDGYGNGNGRHEHMDI from the exons ATGGCGTCTTCTTCCTTAACCCTAGCCATCGTCGCTTTGACAACTTGGGTTTCTCTAATTTCACCCACGCACTCCGCCACGTGCACCTCACAGACCTTCACCAACAACAAGCTCTACGCTTTCTGTAACGACCTTCCCTTTCTCAGCTCCTACATCCATTGGGCCTACGATCCGGCGCCGCGTACCCTTTCCATCGCTTTCATTGCACCTCCGGACCGGCCCGACGGGTGGGTCTCATGGGCCATCAACCCTACGGACACCGGAATGGTGGGCTCGCAGGCCCTCGTCGCGTTCAGGGATGCAGATGGTAAGATGACGGTGAAGACTTACAACATCTCATCTTACGTGTTAAAGGAGTCCAAGGTCTGGTACGAGGTGAAGGAGGCGACGGCGGAATTTTCCGGCGGGGTCATGAGGCTTTTTGCCACCTTGGTTTTGCCGGAGGGGGCTGCGACGACGGTGAACCAGGTCTGGCAGGTGGGGCCCTCGGTCACCGGTGGGGCGCCGACTAAGCATGCGTTTCAGCCAGCAAATCTGAACTCCAAAACTCGTCTTGATTTGTTGAGAGGAGAGAGCACTATTATCCCGGTCGGCAACTCTAGAACCACGAAGAGGAAT ATTCATGGGATACTGAATGCTGTGAGCTGGGGGATTATGTTTCCCATTGGGATCATCATCGCGAGGTACATGAGGGTGTTTCCATCCGCCGATCCAGCTTGGTTTTATCTTCACATTTCTTGCCAGGTATCGGCCTATGCCATTGGAGTTTCTGGTTGGAGTACAGGGCTTAAGCTCGGAAGTGAATCAAAAGGTGTTAGGTATGCTAATCATGGCAATATCGGGATTGCGCTCTTTGCCTTTGCAACTCTGCAG ATTTTTGCGTTGTTATTGAGACCCAAAAAGGACCACAAATATCGGTTTTACTGGAATATCTACCATCACAGCATTGGATACGCGATTGTCATCCTTGGCATCATCAACGTGTTCAaaggttttaacatattaaaaccAGAACCGATGTGGAGAAATGCATACATCGGCGTGATTACTGTACTCGGAGGTTTAGCTGTGTTATTGGAAGTAATCACATGGATCGTCGTTCTTAAGAGGAAAAAATCGAGTAAGTCAACCAATCCATACGATGGCTATGGTAATGGAAATGGCAGGCATGAACATATGGACATATGA
- the LOC142553349 gene encoding uncharacterized protein LOC142553349 isoform X2 encodes MDSLLANYASSDEEEREEHKQHSKPPSEPLVSKSEAEDQDFPSKSTSRPGGIFSYLPPTKSSLFNSLPPPKSQSFPNSKPETNYVQQNEQIDDQVLENSKPKVSSLSLFSSLPLPKSSTSASSSTTSKKVVQFRPPPMINPLSSGLNDEDEDEDEEDRQRKRSRESLSTSSAMSFLSNMPAPKNSATLGALPSALGSGRRCIIESEARDSTESVTGSGKVVGSNVGLVNGQSDEINHDNSSWGLGSKSTANYSGIEPFHGENVASAGLLNSNLGSSEVESDELNYGYSGISGSESYYTHHIGGQFVSVGPEAVDYSCWNEDHTDYPNYAADNPQDENHGADASIMTAFPEASGGMENALNVSRRRGRRDAPQDIFEVKQDELMKNRPREDQTKMTGIAFGPSYQATTTTSVTE; translated from the exons ATGGATTCTTTGTTGGCGAATTACGCCTCCTCTGATGAAGAAGAACGTGAAGAACATAAGCAGCACTCGAAACCACCATCGGAACCACTTGTATCGAAGTCCGAAGCTGAAGATCAAGATTTCCCCTCAAAGTCTACTTCGAGACCTGGTGGGATTTTCAGTTATCTCCCACCCACCAAATCATCTCTTTTCAATTCATTGCCCCCTCCCAAATCCCAATCATTCCCTAACTCCAAGCCCGAAACGAATTACGTGCAGCAAAATGAACAAATTGATGATCAGGTTCTCGAAAATTCAAAGCCGAAGGTATCGTCTTTATCGCTGTTCTCGTCTCTGCCTCTTCCCAAGTCATCGACTTCCGCTTCTTCTTCTACTACCTCCAAAAAGGTTGTTCAATTTAGGCCTCCACCAATGATAAACCCGTTGTCTTCTGGCCTTAATGATGAGGATGAGGATGAGGATGAAGAGGATAGACAAAGGAAAAGGTCGAGAGAATCATTATCTACCTCCTCTGCAATGTCATTTTTATCTAATATGCCCGCACCTAAGAACTCGGCCACTTTGGGCGCTTTGCCTTCTGCTTTGGGTTCTGGCAGGAGATGCATAATTGAATCTGAAGCTCGAGATTCTACTGAGAGTGTGACtggaagtggtaaggttgtagGTTCAAATGTCGGCCTTGTCAATGGTCAGTCGGATGAGATAAATCATGATAATTCTAGTTGGGGTTTAGGAAGTAAAAGCACAGCAAATTATAGTGGAATCGAACCTTTCCATGGTGAAAATGTTGCTTCAGCCGGCCTTTTGAATTCCAACTTGGGATCCTCTGAGGTTGAATCTGACGAGTTGAATTATGGTTATTCTGGGATTTCAGGAAGTGAGAGCTATTATACTCATCATATTGGTGGACAATTTGTTAGTGTTGGTCCTGAGGCTGTTGATTATTCGTGCTGGAACGAGGATCATACGGATTACCCGAATTATGCTGCGGACAATCCACAGGATGAGAATCATGGGGCTGATGCTTCAATTATGACTGCATTTCCTGAGGCATCTGGAGGGATGGAGAATGCACTTAATGTTTCTAGAAGGAGGGGTAGGAGAGATGCTCCACAAGATATATTTGAGGTGAAGCAGGACGAGTTGATGAAAAATCGGCCAAGGGAAGACCAAACCAAAATGACTGGGATTGCATTTGGCCCTTCATACCAG GCAACTACCACGACTTCTGTTACTGAATAA
- the LOC142553350 gene encoding uncharacterized protein LOC142553350 isoform X3: MLPLRGPPKKKKSKSPTNLLAVTVGIKQKKNVNEIVKKFELTDFALMLFHYDGNLDGWKDLEWSKGAIHVSAINQTKWWFAKRFLHPDVVAHYDYIFLWDEDLGVENFDAQRYLLIIKEEGLHISQPAIIPAKSHVHYKLTAEKVNSEVHGFMEKMALVFSRTSWRCAWYMIQQNDMTLALGLNSQLGHCAQGNKTTNIGIVDAEYVVHRGLPALRGSAVKQVQELNKFKNRWKKAVGEDECWVDPFQQPLDHK; this comes from the exons ATGCTACCACTTAGGGGACCTCCGAAGAAGAAG AAGTCCAAATCCCCCACGAATTTGCTTGCTGTTACCGTTGGAATAAAGCAGAAgaaaaatgtaaatgaaattgTTAAAAAG TTTGAGTTAACTGACTTTGCGTTGATGCTCTTTCATTACGATGGGAATTTGGATGGTTGGAAAGATTTAGAATGGAGCAAGGGTGCCATACATGTTTCAGCCATCAATCAAACCAAGTG GTGGTTTGCCAAGAGGTTCCTACATCCGGATGTTGTTGCACACTACGACTACATTTTCCTCTGGGATGAGGATCTTGGGGTTGAAAATTTTGACGCTCAGAG ATATCTATTAATTATTAAAGAAGAAGGGCTTCATATTTCGCAACCGGCAATAATTCCTGCCAAGTCTCACGTGCATTACAAACTAACAGCTGAGAAAGTTAATTCTGAAGTTCACGG GTTTATGGAGAAGATGGCTCTGGTTTTCTCAAGAACATCATGGCGTTGTGCATGGTACATGATTCAG CAGAATGATATGACTCTTGCACTGGGGTTGAACTCTCAGCTTGGACACTGTGCACAG GGAAACAAGACAACAAATATTGGAATCGTTGATGCTGAATACGTGGTTCACCGAGGGCTTCCTGCCCTCAGAGGTTCAGCAGTCAAGCAG gttcaagaattaaataagttcAAGAATAGGTGGAAGAAAGCTGTTGGGGAAGATGAATGTTGGGTAGATCCATTCCAGCAGCCATTAGACCACAAGTGA
- the LOC142553349 gene encoding uncharacterized protein LOC142553349 isoform X1, which produces MDSLLANYASSDEEEREEHKQHSKPPSEPLVSKSEAEDQDFPSKSTSRPGGIFSYLPPTKSSLFNSLPPPKSQSFPNSKPETNYVQQNEQIDDQVLENSKPKVSSLSLFSSLPLPKSSTSASSSTTSKKVVQFRPPPMINPLSSGLNDEDEDEDEEDRQRKRSRESLSTSSAMSFLSNMPAPKNSATLGALPSALGSGRRCIIESEARDSTESVTGSGKVVGSNVGLVNGQSDEINHDNSSWGLGSKSTANYSGIEPFHGENVASAGLLNSNLGSSEVESDELNYGYSGISGSESYYTHHIGGQFVSVGPEAVDYSCWNEDHTDYPNYAADNPQDENHGADASIMTAFPEASGGMENALNVSRRRGRRDAPQDIFEVKQDELMKNRPREDQTKMTGIAFGPSYQPTSTKGKPSKLQKRKHQIGSLLFDMKQKEMELAERRSKGYATKAQTQAKYGW; this is translated from the exons ATGGATTCTTTGTTGGCGAATTACGCCTCCTCTGATGAAGAAGAACGTGAAGAACATAAGCAGCACTCGAAACCACCATCGGAACCACTTGTATCGAAGTCCGAAGCTGAAGATCAAGATTTCCCCTCAAAGTCTACTTCGAGACCTGGTGGGATTTTCAGTTATCTCCCACCCACCAAATCATCTCTTTTCAATTCATTGCCCCCTCCCAAATCCCAATCATTCCCTAACTCCAAGCCCGAAACGAATTACGTGCAGCAAAATGAACAAATTGATGATCAGGTTCTCGAAAATTCAAAGCCGAAGGTATCGTCTTTATCGCTGTTCTCGTCTCTGCCTCTTCCCAAGTCATCGACTTCCGCTTCTTCTTCTACTACCTCCAAAAAGGTTGTTCAATTTAGGCCTCCACCAATGATAAACCCGTTGTCTTCTGGCCTTAATGATGAGGATGAGGATGAGGATGAAGAGGATAGACAAAGGAAAAGGTCGAGAGAATCATTATCTACCTCCTCTGCAATGTCATTTTTATCTAATATGCCCGCACCTAAGAACTCGGCCACTTTGGGCGCTTTGCCTTCTGCTTTGGGTTCTGGCAGGAGATGCATAATTGAATCTGAAGCTCGAGATTCTACTGAGAGTGTGACtggaagtggtaaggttgtagGTTCAAATGTCGGCCTTGTCAATGGTCAGTCGGATGAGATAAATCATGATAATTCTAGTTGGGGTTTAGGAAGTAAAAGCACAGCAAATTATAGTGGAATCGAACCTTTCCATGGTGAAAATGTTGCTTCAGCCGGCCTTTTGAATTCCAACTTGGGATCCTCTGAGGTTGAATCTGACGAGTTGAATTATGGTTATTCTGGGATTTCAGGAAGTGAGAGCTATTATACTCATCATATTGGTGGACAATTTGTTAGTGTTGGTCCTGAGGCTGTTGATTATTCGTGCTGGAACGAGGATCATACGGATTACCCGAATTATGCTGCGGACAATCCACAGGATGAGAATCATGGGGCTGATGCTTCAATTATGACTGCATTTCCTGAGGCATCTGGAGGGATGGAGAATGCACTTAATGTTTCTAGAAGGAGGGGTAGGAGAGATGCTCCACAAGATATATTTGAGGTGAAGCAGGACGAGTTGATGAAAAATCGGCCAAGGGAAGACCAAACCAAAATGACTGGGATTGCATTTGGCCCTTCATACCAG CCCACATCAACCAAGGGAAAGCCTTCAAAGTTGCAGAAGAGGAAGCACCAGATTGGGTCATTGCTTTTTGACATGAAACAAAAAGAGATGGAGTTGGCCGAACGACGCTCTAAAGGATATGCTACTAAAGCTCAAACACAAGCGAAATACGGTTGGTGA
- the LOC142553350 gene encoding uncharacterized protein LOC142553350 isoform X1, which translates to MMETKRQRSLSVWSWFPFAILLSAAFFIGSAFMVMDYKQKFLGCHIYAVKATRFNICENRCRPDGTGTLPRGIISKTTDLEMLPLRGPPKKKKSKSPTNLLAVTVGIKQKKNVNEIVKKFELTDFALMLFHYDGNLDGWKDLEWSKGAIHVSAINQTKWWFAKRFLHPDVVAHYDYIFLWDEDLGVENFDAQRYLLIIKEEGLHISQPAIIPAKSHVHYKLTAEKVNSEVHGFMEKMALVFSRTSWRCAWYMIQQNDMTLALGLNSQLGHCAQGNKTTNIGIVDAEYVVHRGLPALRGSAVKQVQELNKFKNRWKKAVGEDECWVDPFQQPLDHK; encoded by the exons ATGATGGAAACCAAAAGGCAGCGATCTTTATCAGTTTGGAGTTGGTTTCCATTTGCAATTCTTCTTTCTGCAGCTTTTTTTATAGGGAGCGCATTTATGGTCATGGATTATAAACAG AAGTTCTTGGGATGTCATATTTATGCTGTAAAGGCCACAAGATTCAATATATGTGAG AATCGATGCAGGCCTGATGGGACCGGAACGTTGCCTAGAGGCATAATTTCAAAAACAACTGATCTGGAGATGCTACCACTTAGGGGACCTCCGAAGAAGAAG AAGTCCAAATCCCCCACGAATTTGCTTGCTGTTACCGTTGGAATAAAGCAGAAgaaaaatgtaaatgaaattgTTAAAAAG TTTGAGTTAACTGACTTTGCGTTGATGCTCTTTCATTACGATGGGAATTTGGATGGTTGGAAAGATTTAGAATGGAGCAAGGGTGCCATACATGTTTCAGCCATCAATCAAACCAAGTG GTGGTTTGCCAAGAGGTTCCTACATCCGGATGTTGTTGCACACTACGACTACATTTTCCTCTGGGATGAGGATCTTGGGGTTGAAAATTTTGACGCTCAGAG ATATCTATTAATTATTAAAGAAGAAGGGCTTCATATTTCGCAACCGGCAATAATTCCTGCCAAGTCTCACGTGCATTACAAACTAACAGCTGAGAAAGTTAATTCTGAAGTTCACGG GTTTATGGAGAAGATGGCTCTGGTTTTCTCAAGAACATCATGGCGTTGTGCATGGTACATGATTCAG CAGAATGATATGACTCTTGCACTGGGGTTGAACTCTCAGCTTGGACACTGTGCACAG GGAAACAAGACAACAAATATTGGAATCGTTGATGCTGAATACGTGGTTCACCGAGGGCTTCCTGCCCTCAGAGGTTCAGCAGTCAAGCAG gttcaagaattaaataagttcAAGAATAGGTGGAAGAAAGCTGTTGGGGAAGATGAATGTTGGGTAGATCCATTCCAGCAGCCATTAGACCACAAGTGA
- the LOC142554469 gene encoding uncharacterized protein LOC142554469 yields MFARAFSISLLPNSAVVIGWCRSSRRKRRRKDGIIRLGSRRRWFSVGSRSMLRRGVIMATLPFRMLKKILTQIMRNGQLMEVYRWYLPMMRPHLFPLC; encoded by the coding sequence ATGTTTGCGAGAGCATTTAGCATCTCCCTACTGCCCAACTCCGCCGTGGTGATAGGGTGGTGCCGCAGCAGTAGACGGAAGAGGCGGCGGAAAGACGGGATAATTCGTCTagggagcaggcggcgatggttCTCTGTAGGGTCACGTTCAATGTTGAGACGAGGTGTGATCATGGCTACTCTGCCTTTTCGAATGTTGAAGAAGATATTGACTCAAATCATGAGAAATGGGCAGTTGATGGAGGTCTACCGTTGGTATTTGCCAATGATGCGGCCTCACTTGTTTCCTCTATGTTGA
- the LOC142553351 gene encoding 4-hydroxy-tetrahydrodipicolinate synthase, chloroplastic-like, with translation MTSAIGCWSLKATHPGQMPKWRSPIAELIPNVHLPMRSYEVKNRTNVDDIKSLRLITAIKTPYLPDGRFDLEAYDTLVNMQMEDGVEGVIVGGTTGEGQLMSWDEHIMLIGHTVNCFGGSIKIIGNTGSNSTREAIHATEQGFAVGMHAALHINPYYGKTSIEGMISHFNGVLHMGPTIIYNVPSRTGQDIPPHVIHSMAQNPNLAGVKECVGNDRIELYTNTGIVVWSGNDDQCHDSRWDHGAAGVISVTSNLIPGLMKELIFEGKNPTLNSKLLPLIEWLFHEPNPIGLNTALAQLGVVRPVFRLPYVPLQFEKRAEFVNIVKELGRENFIGEKDVQILDDDDFILIGRY, from the exons ATGACATCGGCTATTGGATGCTGGTCTCTGAAAGCTACTCATCCAG GACAGATGCCAAAATGGAGGTCTCCCATAGCAGAGCTAATTCCAAATGTTCATCTGCCAATGCGCAGTTATGAAGTTAAAAATAG GActaatgttgatgatataaaatCGCTTAGATTGATAACGGCCATCAAAACCCCCTATCTTCCCGATGGCAGATTCGATCTAGAGGCCTATGATACATTAGTAAACATGCAAATGGAGGATGGAGTTGAAGGGGTAATTGTTGGGGGCACCACCGGAGAAGGCCAGTTGATGAGCTGGGACGAACATATTATGCTCATTGGTCACACAGTGAACTGTTTTGGTGGATCCATCAAAATTATTGGCAACACTGGAAGCAACTCAACACGAGAGGCAATTCATGCCACTGAACAAGGCTTTGCTGTTGGAATGCATGCCGCCCTTCATATTAATCCTTATTATGGTAAAACCTCCATAGAAGGTATGATTTCTCATTTCAATGGCGTGCTTCACATGGGCCCAACAATTATATACAATGTGCCATCACGAACCGGCCAAGATATTCCACCACACGTAATCCATTCAATGGCACAGAACCCCAACTTAGCTGGTGTCAAGGAATGCGTCGGAAACGATAGGATTGAGTTGTATACAAATACTGGCATTGTCGTGTGGAGTGGGAATGATGATCAATGCCATGATTCGAGGTGGGATCATGGAGCTGCTGGAGTAATTTCTGTCACCAGTAACTTAATTCCTGGCCTAATGAAAGAACTCATCtttgaaggaaagaatccaACTTTGAATTCCAAACTTCTCCCTCTAATTGAGTGGCTTTTTCACGAGCCAAATCCTATTGGCTTAAACACGGCTCTTGCTCAGCTTGGGGTCGTGAGGCCTGTTTTTCGCTTACCTTATGTACCCCTCCAGTTTGAAAAGAGGGCCGAGTTTGTAAACATAGTAAAGGAACTTGGGAGGGAGAATTTTATAGGAGAGAAAGATGTTCAGATCCTCGATGACGACGACTTCATTTTGATTGGCCGTTATTAG
- the LOC142553352 gene encoding cysteine-rich repeat secretory protein 55-like: MNQILNFLLTILFLYISTAESADPLSYFCNDDTKTDNNTQLSRNIDSLLPRLVQGAIKNGFLATSYGHGDNQIYGLAQCRSDVSGSDCSACIQDAGKQSRKLCPNQADVRIWYDYCFLKYNTVEFFGQVDTSYGVFFWNVANVTDPDVFNKKLGALVDQIESKAVKLPGSKGLGKAETAISNFETLYALVQCTRDLSPINCAQCLAIAIGNGFTTYCKDKKGCRVLYGSCYVRYELYPFFFPLDSQGSLVGNAAKYESFKVYKP, encoded by the coding sequence ATGAATCAAATtctcaattttcttcttacAATACTCTTCCTCTATATTTCCACTGCTGAATCTGCAGACCCTTTATCTTATTTCTGCAATGATGATACCAAAACAGATAACAACACCCAATTGTCAAGAAACATCGACTCCTTGCTACCTAGATTAGTACAAGGCGCGATCAAAAACGGATTCTTGGCGACTTCTTATGGGCACGGGGATAATCAAATCTACGGCCTGGCGCAATGCAGAAGCGACGTGAGCGGCTCCGATTGCTCGGCTTGCATCCAAGACGCCGGGAAACAAAGCCGGAAACTGTGTCCGAACCAGGCGGACGTGAGGATTTGGTATGACTATTGTTTCTTGAAGTACAACACGGTCGAATTCTTCGGACAAGTCGACACTTCCTACGGCGTCTTCTTTTGGAACGTGGCAAATGTGACGGATCCCGATGTTTTCAACAAGAAACTCGGAGCTTTGGTGGATCAGATCGAGTCAAAAGCAGTGAAGCTGCCTGGAAGCAAAGGACTCGGGAAAGCGGAGACGGCAATCTCTAATTTCGAGACGCTTTACGCATTGGTTCAATGCACAAGAGATCTGTCGCCCATAAACTGCGCTCAGTGCCTTGCTATCGCGATCGGGAACGGCTTCACCACTTACTGCAAGGACAAGAAAGGATGCCGAGTTTTGTATGGGAGCTGCTACGTCCGATACGAACTCTACCCGTTTTTCTTTCCACTCGATTCACAGGGATCCTTGGTCGGTAACGCTGCCAAGTATGAATCTTTCAAGGTTTATAAGCCTTGA